A stretch of Manis javanica isolate MJ-LG chromosome 1, MJ_LKY, whole genome shotgun sequence DNA encodes these proteins:
- the CD180 gene encoding CD180 antigen isoform X1 translates to MAPHGSCFLLAVLLSAGCKAIASSDQMCTEKEANKTYNCENLGLREIPDTLPNMTEFLEFGFNFLPTIENTTFSRLTDLIFLDLTRCQINWVHEGTFQSHHQLNTIVLTGNPLIFMAETSLNGPRSLKHLFLVQTGISNLEFIPVHNMENLESLHLGSNHISSIKLPENFPTQNLKVLDFQNNAVHYLSREDMNTLEKATNLSLNLNGNDIKGIEPGTFHSKMFQSLKFGGSPNLSVILKGLQNSTAHSLWLGTYEDIDDQDLTLAMLEGLCEMTVESINLQKRHFSDISSTMFQCFTQLQELDLTATHLQGLPSGIKGMNSLKKLVLNVNNFGQLCEINAASFPSLTDLYIKGNVRKLDLGTGCLEKLENLRKLDLSHNDIEASDCCNLQLRKLLHLQYLNLSFNEPLTLQNQAFKECPQLELLDFSFTHLHINTPQSPFQNLHLLQVLNLSHCLLDTSNQHLLAGLLDLRHLNLQGNLFQDGSISKTNLLQTLGSLEILILSSCELVSIDQQAFHSLGKMSHVDLSHNSLTGTSIDAFSHLKGIYLNLAANSICTIPPHLLPILSQQSTINLSHNPLDCTCSNIHFITWYKENLQKLEGSEETLCANPSSLRGVKLSDVKLSCGITAVGIFFLVVFLLSLTTLFIFSVKFLLRHKYQNI, encoded by the exons AAAGAAGCCAACAAAACTTATAACTGTGAAAATTTAGGTCTCAGAGAAATTCCTGACACTCTACCAAACATGACAGAATTTTTGGAATTTGGCTTTAACTTCTTGCCTACAATTGAAAATACAACtttcagcagactcacagatcttATCTTTTTGGATTTAACCAG GTGCCAGATTAACTGGGTACATGAAGGCACTTTCCAAAGCCATCATCAATTGAACACAATTGTATTGACTGGAAATCCCCTGATATTCATGGCAGAAACATCACTTAATGGACCCAGGTCACTGAAGCATCTTTTCTTAGTCCAAACAGGAATATCCAATCTTGAGTTTATCCCAGTGCACAATATGGAAAACTTAGAAAGTTTGCATCTTGGAAGCAATCATATTTCTTCCATTAAGCTCCCAGAAAACTTCCCAACACAGAATCTGAAAGTCCTGGATTTTCAGAATAATGCAGTACACTACCTCTCTCGTGAAGATATGAACACTCTGGAGAAGGCCACCAACCTAAGCCTTAACCTCAATGGAAATGATATTAAAGGCATTGAGCCTGGGACATTCCATTCAAAAATGTTCCAGAGTTTGAAATTTGGAGGGTCTCCTAATCTGTCTGTTATATTAAAAGGTCTGCAAAACTCCACTGCTCATTCTCTCTGGCTGGGGACATATGAGGACATTGATGACCAAGACCTTACTCTAGCCATGCTTGAGGGACTTTGTGAAATGACGGTTGAGAGCATCAACCTACAGAAGCGCCATTTCTCTGACATCTCATCTACCATGTTTCAGTGCTTCACTCAACTCCAGGAACTGGATCTGACAGCAACTCACTTGCAAGGGTTACCCTCTGGCATCAAGGGTATGAACTCTCTCAAGAAATTAGTTCTCAATGTAAATAATTTTGGCCAATTGTGTGAAATCAATGCTGCCAGTTTCCCGTCCCTTACAGACCTCTATATCAAAGGCAATGTGAGGAAACTTGACCTCGGCACTGGGTGTTTGGAAAAACTAGAAAATCTTCGGAAACTTGATTTAAGCCACAATGATATAGAGGCTTCTGACTGCTGCAATCTGCAGCTCAGAAAACTACTCCACTTGCAGTACCTAAACCTGAGCTTCAACGAGCCCCTTACTCTCCAGAACCAGGCATTCAAAGAATGCCCTCAACTAGAACTCCTGGATTTCTCATTCACCCACTTGCACATTAACACTCCACAGAGTCCTTTCCAAAACCTCCATCTCCTGCAGGTTCTGAATCTCTCTCACTGCCTCCTTGACACCAGCAATCAGCACCTTCTAGCAGGCCTGCTGGATCTCCGCCATTTGAATCTACAGGGGAATCTCTTTCAAGATGGGAGTATCTCAAAGACCAACCTACTTCAGACATTGGGCAGCTTGGAGATTCTGATTTTATCCTCCTGTGAGCTTGTCTCCATAGACCAGCAAGCATTCCACAGCCTTGGGAAAATGAGTCATGTAGACTTAAGCCACAACAGCCTGACAGGCACTAGCATCGATGCTTTTAGCCATCTTAAGGGGATCTACCTCAATCTCGCCGCCAATAGCATCTGCACCATCCcaccccatctcctccccatctTGTCCCAGCAGAGCACCATTAATTTAAGTCACAATCCCCTGGACTGTACTTGCTCAAATATTCATTTCATAACATGGTACAAAGAGAATCTGCAAAAACTGGAGGGCtcggaggagactctgtgtgcaAACCCTTCATCTTTAAGGGGAGTTAAATTGTCTGATGTCAAACTATCCTGTGGGATTACAGCTGTgggcattttctttcttgtagTATTTTTATTGTCGCTCACtactctgttcattttttcagTTAAATTCCTTCTTAGGCACAAATACCAGAATATTTAG
- the CD180 gene encoding CD180 antigen isoform X2: MGRLSGQSPAQSTTGKKEANKTYNCENLGLREIPDTLPNMTEFLEFGFNFLPTIENTTFSRLTDLIFLDLTRCQINWVHEGTFQSHHQLNTIVLTGNPLIFMAETSLNGPRSLKHLFLVQTGISNLEFIPVHNMENLESLHLGSNHISSIKLPENFPTQNLKVLDFQNNAVHYLSREDMNTLEKATNLSLNLNGNDIKGIEPGTFHSKMFQSLKFGGSPNLSVILKGLQNSTAHSLWLGTYEDIDDQDLTLAMLEGLCEMTVESINLQKRHFSDISSTMFQCFTQLQELDLTATHLQGLPSGIKGMNSLKKLVLNVNNFGQLCEINAASFPSLTDLYIKGNVRKLDLGTGCLEKLENLRKLDLSHNDIEASDCCNLQLRKLLHLQYLNLSFNEPLTLQNQAFKECPQLELLDFSFTHLHINTPQSPFQNLHLLQVLNLSHCLLDTSNQHLLAGLLDLRHLNLQGNLFQDGSISKTNLLQTLGSLEILILSSCELVSIDQQAFHSLGKMSHVDLSHNSLTGTSIDAFSHLKGIYLNLAANSICTIPPHLLPILSQQSTINLSHNPLDCTCSNIHFITWYKENLQKLEGSEETLCANPSSLRGVKLSDVKLSCGITAVGIFFLVVFLLSLTTLFIFSVKFLLRHKYQNI; encoded by the exons AAAGAAGCCAACAAAACTTATAACTGTGAAAATTTAGGTCTCAGAGAAATTCCTGACACTCTACCAAACATGACAGAATTTTTGGAATTTGGCTTTAACTTCTTGCCTACAATTGAAAATACAACtttcagcagactcacagatcttATCTTTTTGGATTTAACCAG GTGCCAGATTAACTGGGTACATGAAGGCACTTTCCAAAGCCATCATCAATTGAACACAATTGTATTGACTGGAAATCCCCTGATATTCATGGCAGAAACATCACTTAATGGACCCAGGTCACTGAAGCATCTTTTCTTAGTCCAAACAGGAATATCCAATCTTGAGTTTATCCCAGTGCACAATATGGAAAACTTAGAAAGTTTGCATCTTGGAAGCAATCATATTTCTTCCATTAAGCTCCCAGAAAACTTCCCAACACAGAATCTGAAAGTCCTGGATTTTCAGAATAATGCAGTACACTACCTCTCTCGTGAAGATATGAACACTCTGGAGAAGGCCACCAACCTAAGCCTTAACCTCAATGGAAATGATATTAAAGGCATTGAGCCTGGGACATTCCATTCAAAAATGTTCCAGAGTTTGAAATTTGGAGGGTCTCCTAATCTGTCTGTTATATTAAAAGGTCTGCAAAACTCCACTGCTCATTCTCTCTGGCTGGGGACATATGAGGACATTGATGACCAAGACCTTACTCTAGCCATGCTTGAGGGACTTTGTGAAATGACGGTTGAGAGCATCAACCTACAGAAGCGCCATTTCTCTGACATCTCATCTACCATGTTTCAGTGCTTCACTCAACTCCAGGAACTGGATCTGACAGCAACTCACTTGCAAGGGTTACCCTCTGGCATCAAGGGTATGAACTCTCTCAAGAAATTAGTTCTCAATGTAAATAATTTTGGCCAATTGTGTGAAATCAATGCTGCCAGTTTCCCGTCCCTTACAGACCTCTATATCAAAGGCAATGTGAGGAAACTTGACCTCGGCACTGGGTGTTTGGAAAAACTAGAAAATCTTCGGAAACTTGATTTAAGCCACAATGATATAGAGGCTTCTGACTGCTGCAATCTGCAGCTCAGAAAACTACTCCACTTGCAGTACCTAAACCTGAGCTTCAACGAGCCCCTTACTCTCCAGAACCAGGCATTCAAAGAATGCCCTCAACTAGAACTCCTGGATTTCTCATTCACCCACTTGCACATTAACACTCCACAGAGTCCTTTCCAAAACCTCCATCTCCTGCAGGTTCTGAATCTCTCTCACTGCCTCCTTGACACCAGCAATCAGCACCTTCTAGCAGGCCTGCTGGATCTCCGCCATTTGAATCTACAGGGGAATCTCTTTCAAGATGGGAGTATCTCAAAGACCAACCTACTTCAGACATTGGGCAGCTTGGAGATTCTGATTTTATCCTCCTGTGAGCTTGTCTCCATAGACCAGCAAGCATTCCACAGCCTTGGGAAAATGAGTCATGTAGACTTAAGCCACAACAGCCTGACAGGCACTAGCATCGATGCTTTTAGCCATCTTAAGGGGATCTACCTCAATCTCGCCGCCAATAGCATCTGCACCATCCcaccccatctcctccccatctTGTCCCAGCAGAGCACCATTAATTTAAGTCACAATCCCCTGGACTGTACTTGCTCAAATATTCATTTCATAACATGGTACAAAGAGAATCTGCAAAAACTGGAGGGCtcggaggagactctgtgtgcaAACCCTTCATCTTTAAGGGGAGTTAAATTGTCTGATGTCAAACTATCCTGTGGGATTACAGCTGTgggcattttctttcttgtagTATTTTTATTGTCGCTCACtactctgttcattttttcagTTAAATTCCTTCTTAGGCACAAATACCAGAATATTTAG